The Astyanax mexicanus isolate ESR-SI-001 chromosome 14, AstMex3_surface, whole genome shotgun sequence genome window below encodes:
- the egr2a gene encoding E3 SUMO-protein ligase EGR2a, producing MTSKTVDKVAESLSDFLRSIPAYPMDEIPPSFGEAEGGGLSPDTFGVEKQNLDFSDSQNSPLSYTGKISIDSQFAQGSWTQEGLISLVCADVEGKTTASPGTTDLSGAPGSSQGPEKAPLSSAMEHMYTAPPPYTCSADVYQDPSAYSSATSCAVAHPCAMSYSPAPKPTVDSTLFSILPDYGGFYQSSSGPRDVPPLLQDRKPFSCSLESVRVPPPPLTPLNTIRNFTLAEGPRAPARLLLPPPPPLAHAAPLRPIARPRRYPPRACKTPVHERPYPCPAEGCDRRFSRSDELARHVRVHTGHKPFQCRICMRSFGRSDHLTTHIRTHTGEKPFACDLCGRKFARSDERRRHAKIHQRQSERRERANQQQQQQQNQQHQQQQQQPAEGAR from the exons ATGACTTCCAAAACTGTGGATAAAGTCGCCGAGTCGCTGAGTGATTTCCTGCGCTCTATTCCTGCTTATCCTATGGATGAGATCCCCCCATCGTTCGGGGAGGCGGAGGGAG GTGGTCTGAGCCCTGACACTTTTGGTGTGGAGAAACAGAACCTGGACTTTTCAGACTCCCAGAACTCGCCTCTCTCCTACACTGGCAAAATCTCTATTGACTCTCAGTTTGCCCAGGGCAGCTGGACTCAGGAGGGTCTAATCAGCCTAGTGTGCGCGGACGTAGAAGGGAAGACTACTGCCTCCCCCGGAACCACAGACCTCTCAGGGGCTCCGGGGTCCTCTCAAGGGCCCGAAAAGGCCCCACTCTCGTCCGCCATGGAGCACATGTACACCGCGCCCCCTCCTTACACCTGCAGCGCTGATGTCTACCAGGACCCCTCTGCGTACTCCTCCGCCACATCTTGTGCAGTGGCGCACCCGTGCGCCATGTCCTATTCCCCCGCGCCCAAACCCACTGTGGACAGCACGCTCTTTTCCATCCTGCCGGATTACGGGGGCTTTTATCAGAGCAGCAGCGGCCCACGGGACGTCCCGCCTCTCCTCCAGGACAGAAAGCCCTTCTCGTGCTCGCTGGAGTCCGTGCGCGTTCCGCCGCCGCCCCTCACGCCCCTCAACACCATACGCAACTTCACGCTCGCGGAAGGGCCGCGTGCCCCCGCGCGCCTCCTCCTCCCACCTCCTCCCCCGCTTGCGCACGCCGCCCCGCTGCGCCCTATCGCGCGCCCCCGCAGGTACCCGCCGCGCGCGTGCAAGACGCCCGTGCACGAGCGGCCGTATCCATGCCCGGCCGAGGGCTGCGACCGCCGCTTCTCGCGCTCCGACGAGCTGGCGCGCCACGTGCGCGTGCACACGGGCCACAAGCCTTTCCAGTGCCGCATTTGCATGCGCAGCTTCGGCCGAAGCGACCACCTCACCACGCACATCCGCACGCACACGGGCGAGAAGCCCTTTGCATGTGACCTGTGCGGCCGCAAGTTTGCCAGGAGCGACGAGCGCAGGCGCCACGCGAAGATTCaccagagacagagcgagaggcGCGAGCGCGCGaatcagcaacagcagcagcagcagaaccagcagcaccaacaacagcagcagcagcccgccGAGGGCGCGAGGTGA
- the nrbf2a gene encoding nuclear receptor binding factor 2a, which translates to MELMESPLNRAHQCGRNANRLVAQGYYEEAISCHGEAADLLKEALLLTHNEQVKLSLELQRARHVQQQRLIKDTWKRVKIARKPSISSTKETSIPPAPSNAASKLTSSQSAPQCISQAPLRWSKAAKDDRTRLEEQSTAIADLRKVVAVLLLENEKLLEENESLKVENARLKRDPYADQQSPHLTPLLNPAEASQGPPPLDLPLLHLPPDLQEEIRLLWERESEV; encoded by the exons ATGGAGCTGATGGAGAGTCCTCTAAACCGC GCCCATCAGTGCGGCCGCAATGCAAACCGCTTGGTGGCGCAGGGGTATTACGAGGAGGCGATTTCATGCCATGGTGAAGCGGCAG ATCTCCTGAAAGAAGCCTTACTGTTGACACACAATGAACAG GTCAAGCTCTCTCTCGAGCTTCAAAGAGCCAGACATGTTCAGCAGCAGCGTCTGATCAAGGACACGTGGAAACGGGTCAAGATCGCAAGAAAACCCTCTATCAGCTCCACCAAGGAGACATCAATACCACCAGCCCCGTCGAATGCAGCCTCCAAACTAACATCAAGCCAGTCAGCACCACAGTGCATCTCCCAAGCACCTCTACGATGGTCTAAAGCAGCTAAAGATGACAGAACTCGGCTGGAGGAGCAGAGCACAGCCATCGCTGACCTCAGAAAGGTCGTGGCCGTCCTGCTGCTGGAGAATGAGAAGTTATTGGAGGAAAATGAGAGCCTGAAGGTGGAGAACGCTCGACTGAAGAGAGATCCCTATGCGGACCAGCAGAGTCCCCACCTAACCCCCTTGCTGAACCCTGCTGAGGCCAGTCAGGGGCCACCGCCGCTGGACCTGCCACTTTTACATCTGCCCCCTGACCTGCAGGAGGAAATACGGCTGCTGTGGGAGAGGGAGTCTGAGGTTTAA